Below is a genomic region from Methanolobus sediminis.
ACAACTTTATCCCTGTAGCGAAGTTTTCCTTTAAAAACAGACTTGTTGATTATCTCTGCAGATATGTCAAAATCCAGATAGGATATCGTATGTCTGGATATTGCTCCTCCACACGGCTTATACCTGGGGAATATTTCTTTTTCTAAAATCAGTGTTTTAAGCCCTTTTTGTCCTGCGATTCTACCAGCAGACGAACCAGAAGGACCGGCTCCTATGATAATAAGATCATATATCTGCGTATCCATCTAATTCCGTATTAACTTGAAAGCATATTAAGTGTTTCAATTACTTTATCGTAATCAACTTTTGTTTTAAAGCATCCATCATTAAGCATGGGAATGCCATATGTTACAATGCTTTTGCCTTTAAGTCCCATCATTACCTTATTAAGTTCATAATCACAGGCAATAAGCAAAGCTGCATCATAGTCTTTTTCTTTGATAATATGTTTCACAAAGGATGAACCTGTGACAATATAAAGATCATACCCATATTTTGGAGCGTCTTTTTTCAATTGACTGAAAACACATTTACCACAAGTAATACACTGAATTCCTGTTCTTTTAGAAGAAGCAGGACAATCCATGGCACGCATGCAATGGGGTGCTATTATCATTCTTTTTGTTGACTTTTTAAAACTGTTCCGATTTGAAATGTTCTTCAGGGAGACCATCCATTTATCGAGTATTCTTGGGTCTGAGAATTTGTAGAAGAAATATTTCAGAGGCATATAGAAAAAGTCCAGTACACCCGCAAAGAATCCTGCAAGCCATACGTGTCTGTTGAGACTTATGCGGCTCACAGCCAGCGCAATACCTGCAAGCAGGAGGGATATTATAAAAATTACAGTGATCAGTATACCGATTGTCTTATACATCACATTCCTCCATCTTTCTAATGACCTCATCCACATCTACTTTTGTATTATAGCATCCATCATGCAATAGTGGAACTCCTTGTACAATCATAAAAGGTGATGCACCCTGCATGGACTCGGCCAGCTCAGGATAGCATCCCACACCAATACAGCTTTCCGGCCGGTGAGCTTTGATGATCTTCTTAACAAAACTACCTCCAGGAATAACATATACTTCGAAATTACTGGTCTTTGCTGCCTGACAAATTGTACCAATATCACACAGACCACATAGCTTGCATTCGTAGCCTATCAAAGGGTCACAGCGTGCCTTACAGTTAGGATGCCTGAGACACTGAGGAAGGAAAACAACCCTGCCATTTTTTATTTCCTTGAACTGGTCAAGCATTACAGCATTACGCACCTCTACAAGAATCTCATCAACAAGTGTGTCCTTGATGCCAAATACCCTGCATATCCATTTTGATGGTCCGTAGAACAAATAGAGAATGAACAGAACAAAATTGGGAAACAGTATTTTATGTTTCTTAAAACTGTAAGCACCCAGAAGTAGTGCTATTAACAAGACAACAAGCGTAGCTAAAGCTACAAAAATGAAGACTTTTCCAAGTAATTCATAAGGGATTGGCATGAGAAATGTAAATAGTACGGATAAGTATATTCAATTTGCCCTAAAAATAAAAAAGATAGAGTGATAAAATCACTCTGGTGCGTCGCTGAGGTCAATTCCCATTGCTTCTGCAGCAAGAACTACTACGTCCTCAACTTCAAGTTCCTTTGCGCCTATTGCGTCCCTTCCGTCACTGAGGTTCCTCTTACAGAATGGACAGGCACTTGAAAGGAGTTCTGCGTTGGTTGCAAGTGCATCTTCAACACGGGTTGAAGCAACACCGAGCGCTAGGTCAGGAATACCTGCCTTTACTCCACCGCCAGCTCCACAGCAGCGCTGGTTCTCTTCGATCCTTTCCATCTCAACGAACTCAATACCTGGAATTGCTTCAAGTACAGCTCTTGGTGGCTCGAATACTCCAACGTGACGTCCAAGGTGGCATGGGTCGTGGTATGTGACCTTCTTGTCAATGGACTTCTCCCATTTGATCTCTCCCTTCTCGATAAGGCCCTGGAGATACTGTGTAATGTGCATTACCTTAAATGGAAGTTCCTTTCCGGTAAGTCTTGGCCAGTCAATAAGTGATGCCCTGAAACATCCTGCACATGCGTAGAGTACGATCTTTGCACCCTTTGCTTTGATGTTGTCGATGTTCTTTTGAGCATTGACCTTTGCAGTTTCGTTGATGAAGTACTGACCTGTCCTGATAAGTGCTGAACCACAGCAGATCTCATCTTCACCGAGCATTGTGAACTTAATGTCAAGCTTGTTAAGCAGACGTGTTGTCGCAAGAGCGAGTTTCCTCTGCTTGAGTTCTGCGGTACATCCACCGAAGTAAAGGATCTCTGCCTTGTCCTGGACCTTGATGTCCTCAGGGAACCAGTTGGTTCTGTTCTTGTTGTCTTCCATGTAAGGGTTCTTGTACTCACCAATGAGCTTAAGGAAAGCACCCTGCTTACCGAATGGACCGTTTCCACGCTTTACAAGATTTGCACGCATGGACTCCCAGAGTTCTACGGTGTTGATCGCAGATTCACAGACTGTTGCGCACATTCCGCAGGTTGTACAGCCATATACGTCATTCTTGAACTGCTCGATCTCTTCCTCAGAGATCTGCTTTGGACCGAAGAGCTTTGCACTAAGTCCGTAGGACTTGTTCATGTATTCTCTCCATCTGAGGATCTTGTCCCTTGGTGCAAGTCCCGGATCCTGTCCGGATGCATCATATGTTGGACACCATTCCACACATTCGCCACAGCGACTGCATGAATCAAGCTCCATAAGCTGGACAGCTGTAAAGTTTTCAGTTGTAATGGATGGTTCACGTTTTGCCATTTTATTCTCCTCCCTTGTTTGCAAGGAGTGCGAGTGGTATCGCAATTACATGGATATATTTACTGAATGGTATGTATGCGATACAGAACAGAAGTGAAATTACCACGTGGAAAAGTGCCATTGGTGGTGCAAGTGATGTGTCCTCGATACCGAATGACCAAATTGTTCCGTTCCTGATACCATCAGCAATGAATCCTGTAATGGTAATAATAGTAAGTCCGATAAGAAGAATAGAGTCGTATGCGATTGTTGCTTCTCTTACCTTTGCAACAAAGAGTCTTCTGTAAATAGCGATGATGATACCAATAAGCAGTATGTAACTGAATATGTCATTTGGCACTGCAAGGAGCTCTCTGAATGTCTCAGGGATCATGAACCATGGAAGTGAATGAGCATATCCTACCTTCTCGCCTATGAGGTGTATCATTTCAACAGCGAACATTGCACCGGACATTGCAAAAAGAGTCATCCAGCCAACGAAAATAGTGAAGTGCATAAACCATCTGAGAGGGCTTCTTCTCAGGATCCTTCTCTGGAAAAGGATGTCAAGGACAAATGTTTCAAGAACGGACTGATTGTGAACGTGTGCATGCTCACTCATCTGGTACATAAGCATTTTAGGGAATGCCATTATACTCTTGGATGGAGCAGCGCCATATCCTGTAGAGCCCATACCCCATTTCTTTAAGTTGATGTACATTCCTACAACAAAAATACCCATGGCAATAAAGGAAATGAGCATCATCTGCACAAAAGTAACCCTTAGTGCATCGGTTACACCGGCAAAATAATCCATATTTTTCTTCTCCTGATGTTATTATAAATATATAATTATTATAAAGACGATTTATTCTTTACTATAAAGTAACCAGTTTGGTTTGCATGATTGTGGTGCCGATATTATTTAAAGATTTTCATCATTAAAATCTACATCGGCTGGCGTATTGTTGTGCCTTATTTTCACACAATGGATGACAAATAATTAATTAACCTTATATGTCGTCACACGCTTAATTAGGCAAAAAGCAAAAAGAAGCAATAGGTAGACTTTACAAATGGATCTTAGAATAGTGCTCGTAGAACCACTGTACCAGGGAAATGTGGGTTCGGTTACAAGAGCAATGAAGAATTTTGGATTCTCTGACCTTGTACTCGTAAATCCCTGTAAATTGTCAGACGAAGCAAAAGCTATGTCATCCCATGCAAGGGACCTGCTGGAAAATGCAAAGAGAGTTTCAACCCTGGATGAAGCTATAGAGGACTGCAGTATTATAATAGGCACCACAGGAATTGCAGGGTCCAGATTTGATCTGCATCTCAGAGTTCCCGGTTATTCTCCGAAGGAGATAAAAGAGCGTCTCTCTGGTCTTGATGGAAAAGTGGCAGTGCTTTTTGGAAGAGAGGACAACGGCTTCACAAGAGAAGAACTTAAAAAATGTGATATGATAATGACAATTCCAACATCGGAAGTCTATCCTGTCATGAACCTTTCACATGCTGTTGCAGTTGTTCTCTATGAGTTCAGCGATATTAAAGTGGCAGAAGCACCTCTGGCAGATGCAAGGGACATGAAAATACTTTATGAACACCTGGCTGAGCTTCTTGATGATATAGACTACCCAGAGCACAAAAAAGAAAAAACGAACCTGATGCTCAGGAGAATATTCGGAAGATCCTGCCTGCTCTCAAGAGAGATACACACATTACATGGTATTCTCAGAAAGATACAGAGACAGTACCCCGATGAATGTGAAGATGATGACGCCGATTATGAAAATTAGAATTGACAGTAAGGGCTGCGTTTCGAAATGTTCATATCATTTGAAACCTATGTTGCATTCCCTAAATGATTTTTAACTAATTATTGATTGAACATGACTGAAGGTAAGTGGGACGAAAAATTCGTAGTTTTCCTGAAAAAATACTATTGGGATAGCATTCTTCAACTGGCTAATAACTATCCCGACCAGCGTAGTCTGGAAGTGGACTTCTACGATCTTGATGTTTTTGACAGGGAAATAGCAAACGAGCTTCTTTTTAATCCTGATGAGGTACTGCCAAGTGCGAACAACGCACTTCAGCAGATCGATCTTCCGGTAGAGAAAAAACTTATTGACGCTAAAGTGCGCTTTGTTAAGATCCCTAACAAGATACCAAACAGGGATCTGAGAAGTAAGCACCTTTTACAATTCATTGCAATCGAAGGAATGATACGTAAAGCAACAGAAGTACGTCCAAAGGTGCTAAATGCTGCTTTCCAGTGTATGCGTTGTGAACATGTGACAATGGTCCCACAGAATGAGATAAAATTCGTTGAACCTGTTGAATGCGAGAACGAGACATGTGGTCGAAAAGGACCATTTAAGATACTTGTCAACCAGTCAGTTTTTGTCGATGCCCAGAAACTTCAGATACAGGAATCACCTGAGAACCTGAAAGGTGGTACTCAGCCACAGAGTCTTGATGTTGATATAGAAGATGACCTTGCAGGTCTTGTAAAACCAGGTGACCGTGTTATAATTAATGGGGTTCTTCGCTCCCACCAGAGAACCACGAGAGAAGGAAAATCTCCTTTCTATGACCTTGTACTGCATGCAAACTCAATTGAATACACTGACCTTGAGTTCGATGAGCTTGAAATAACACCGGAAGAAGAAGAAGAAATACTTGCCCTGAGCCGCGATCCGGAGATATACCATAAAGTCATCGGCTCGATTGCCCCTTCCATTTACGGTTATGACGATGTGAAAGAAGCACTGTCACTTCAGTTATTCTCAGGTGTTGCAAAACACCTTCCTGACGGATCAAGAGTACGTGGTGATATTCACATGCTCTTTATGGGAGATCCGGGTGTAGCTAAAAGTCAGTTGTTAAGATACATGGTAAAACTCTCACCCCGTGGTGTTTTTGCATCCGGTAAAAGTGCATCATCAAGCGGTCTTACCGCTGCGGCTGTACGTGATGATCTTGGAGACGGACGCTGGACACTGGAAGCCGGTGCACTCGTAATGGCAGACATGGGAATTGCGGCAGTGGACGAAATGGATAAGATGAGCACTGAAGATAAGAGTGCACTCCACGAAGCAATGGAACAGCAGACAATCAGTGTTGCAAAGGCCGGTATCCTCGCCACGTTGAAATCCCGTTGTGCCCTGCTTGGTGCAGCTAACCCTAAATACGGCCGTTTTGACAGGTACGAAGGTATTGCACAGCAAATCAACATGCCACCTGCTCTCATTTCAAGGTTTGACATGATATTTGTCCTTCTGGATACACCTAATGAGGATATGGACTCAAAGATAGCAAAGCACATTCTCAAATCACACTATGCAGGTGAACTTTCAGAACAGCGTAAGAATCTGCCTTCCAGTACTATAACCCAGGAACAGGTCGATGATCACATGGAGATAATCAAGCCTGTGATAGACCCTGATTTCCTTCGAAAATACATTGCATATTCAAGGAGAAACATTTTCCCTGTAATGGAAGATGAAGCCCGTGACCATCTTGTGAAATTCTATATGGATTTGCGAAGGATGGGAGACGGAAAGGATGCACCTGTCCCTGTAACAGCACGTCAGCTTGAAGCACTTGTAAGGCTTGCAGAAGCCAGTGCACGTCTGAGACTCAGTAATGTTGCAACCATGGATGATGCAAAAAGAACAACAAGAATTGTATATTCATGCCTCAGGCAGGTTGGTGTAGATCCGGATACAGGAGCATTCGATGTGGATGTAATCGCCTCCGGTACAAGCAAGAGCCAGAGGGACAGGATCAAGACTATCAAAGAAATCATAAAGTCAGTCGGAGAGAAGCATCCCGGTGGGAAAGCCCCGCTTGAAGAGGTCTATGCAGAAGCCCAGAACCAGAATATAGACAGGCAGCACGCTGAAGATCTTATTTCACGCATGAGACGCTCCGGCGATCTTATAAAACCCGACAAGGAACATGTAAAAGTAGTTTAGAAATTGTTGTGAAGTGACCGTATGTATCTGAAGATCCATAAATCAGGCGATAGTACAATTGTTGCTCTGTGTGACAGAGAACTTATTGGAAAGACACTTAAAGATGGTAACATAAAGGTTACTATAACTGAAGAATTCTACAAAGGAGAGCTCATATCCAGAGAAGAGGCAATTGAGATCATTTCAAAAGCCGGCAATATCAATATATTTGGAGAAAAAGCAGTTTCCTGTGCCATTGAATGTGGGATTGTAGATAAAGATAATGTAAAGATCATTAATGAAGTAGCACATGCCCAGATATTTCGGATATAATTGCTACGAGGTTTTGTTATGAATAACGAGATGGCGGATCAGGGCGCTGAGAACAGTGCGCCACATACCTATGACAGGAAAGAGCTTATTGAAGCTGTTGTAGTGAAACACAAAAAATACATTGATGAATACACTGTTGAATTCATTGAGCTTGAAGGCAAAATGAAGGAACTTCTGGACAACATCGATTCTTCCAGGAAGAACAGAACAGAAGTTCTGGAAAAGATTGAGATACTGACTGAAAAGAGACAGTTGTTCTATCATCAGGCAGAGAAATTGCTTGATGAACTCGCAGAATCGGTATCAAACAGCGATTTTACCCGTGAAAAATCTCATGCTATGGAAAAACTGGCTAAAGTCAAAGGTTCACTGAGCCCTGAAGAAGAGCAAAAGCAGGTGGATTCTATCCTCCAAAGCATTTCAGAACTGAGTTCAAAGGCATCCGGAATAGATGACAAGCTTGCCGTTATCGTGGAGAAAATAAAGGACGCTCTTGGATATAAACTGGAAATGAGCTCAATAGACAGTTCCGAAGAATCATTTAATAGCAATATGTCATCCTATGAGGAAGGAATAAAAGAAATAGAACCACGATACAAATGGCTTGAGAACAGGATCAACAGTCATAAGGAAGCTCAGGGATACTGGGAAAAGCAGCCACTGGTCAGTGACAAACAGGAGGTTGAAGCATGAGCGATATAGACATTTCATCAATGAGTGAAAAAGACCTCAAAAACAAGGTTAACGACCTTCGTACCCAGATTGGCCATTTTGACCGTGAACTTAAAGGTATTTACCGCGAACTCAAACTTCACCACACAAACAGCGATGATCTGAAGAAGGAAAGAGACAAGCTGAACGCCCAGGTAAGGGAGCTGGTTGGAAAAGCACGTGATGCAAAGTCCAGAAGAGATGAGATAAATGCAAAGATATCTTCACTGAAAGCGTCACGTAATGAGGTCAACGAAAAGAGCCGTATGTTCTCTGATAACATCAGCGAGTTCAAAACAAAGAGGGACGAACTAAACAAGATGTCCAAAGGAAGTGTGGAAACACTATCCAAAGCCTATGCTGCCGATCTTGAACTTTTCCTTAACGCAGACATTCCTTTAAAGCACGAGATAGACCTTTTCGGAAGACTTCTTGATCTGAAAGAACGTCTTGGAGCAGCTTTTGATGCAAATGCAATGCATGAGAAGCTTATGGAAACCTATGCAGAATCCAAGGGAGTGTTCGAATCCAGAGAGGATTTTGGCAGTGAGATCGGCAAGCTCGCTGAAGAATCACAGAAATATCACCTTGAGATGATAGAGCTTTACAACCAGGCAGATGAACTGAGAAAAGCAGCCGACACAGCTCACTCACAGATATCCGAGAAATATGCAGTTACTGCTCCTATCAGGGAAAAGATTGACCCACTCAAACAGAAGATAGCAGCCCTCAGAGAGGAACTCGATGTTTATCTTAGCAAACTCAATGATATTCAGGTTGAAAAGGATGACAAGAAACAGGAAGAACATCTTGTTGTTGCAAAAGAGAAACTTGAAAAGAGCGGTCGTCTGAGTCTTGAAGACCTGAAAGTGCTCATGGAAAAGGGAGATCTTAAGTTCTGATCTTTCCCTTT
It encodes:
- a CDS encoding DUF116 domain-containing protein codes for the protein MYKTIGILITVIFIISLLLAGIALAVSRISLNRHVWLAGFFAGVLDFFYMPLKYFFYKFSDPRILDKWMVSLKNISNRNSFKKSTKRMIIAPHCMRAMDCPASSKRTGIQCITCGKCVFSQLKKDAPKYGYDLYIVTGSSFVKHIIKEKDYDAALLIACDYELNKVMMGLKGKSIVTYGIPMLNDGCFKTKVDYDKVIETLNMLSS
- a CDS encoding coiled-coil protein, giving the protein MSDIDISSMSEKDLKNKVNDLRTQIGHFDRELKGIYRELKLHHTNSDDLKKERDKLNAQVRELVGKARDAKSRRDEINAKISSLKASRNEVNEKSRMFSDNISEFKTKRDELNKMSKGSVETLSKAYAADLELFLNADIPLKHEIDLFGRLLDLKERLGAAFDANAMHEKLMETYAESKGVFESREDFGSEIGKLAEESQKYHLEMIELYNQADELRKAADTAHSQISEKYAVTAPIREKIDPLKQKIAALREELDVYLSKLNDIQVEKDDKKQEEHLVVAKEKLEKSGRLSLEDLKVLMEKGDLKF
- a CDS encoding minichromosome maintenance protein MCM, which translates into the protein MTEGKWDEKFVVFLKKYYWDSILQLANNYPDQRSLEVDFYDLDVFDREIANELLFNPDEVLPSANNALQQIDLPVEKKLIDAKVRFVKIPNKIPNRDLRSKHLLQFIAIEGMIRKATEVRPKVLNAAFQCMRCEHVTMVPQNEIKFVEPVECENETCGRKGPFKILVNQSVFVDAQKLQIQESPENLKGGTQPQSLDVDIEDDLAGLVKPGDRVIINGVLRSHQRTTREGKSPFYDLVLHANSIEYTDLEFDELEITPEEEEEILALSRDPEIYHKVIGSIAPSIYGYDDVKEALSLQLFSGVAKHLPDGSRVRGDIHMLFMGDPGVAKSQLLRYMVKLSPRGVFASGKSASSSGLTAAAVRDDLGDGRWTLEAGALVMADMGIAAVDEMDKMSTEDKSALHEAMEQQTISVAKAGILATLKSRCALLGAANPKYGRFDRYEGIAQQINMPPALISRFDMIFVLLDTPNEDMDSKIAKHILKSHYAGELSEQRKNLPSSTITQEQVDDHMEIIKPVIDPDFLRKYIAYSRRNIFPVMEDEARDHLVKFYMDLRRMGDGKDAPVPVTARQLEALVRLAEASARLRLSNVATMDDAKRTTRIVYSCLRQVGVDPDTGAFDVDVIASGTSKSQRDRIKTIKEIIKSVGEKHPGGKAPLEEVYAEAQNQNIDRQHAEDLISRMRRSGDLIKPDKEHVKVV
- a CDS encoding DUF424 domain-containing protein, producing MYLKIHKSGDSTIVALCDRELIGKTLKDGNIKVTITEEFYKGELISREEAIEIISKAGNINIFGEKAVSCAIECGIVDKDNVKIINEVAHAQIFRI
- a CDS encoding respiratory nitrate reductase subunit gamma, with the protein product MDYFAGVTDALRVTFVQMMLISFIAMGIFVVGMYINLKKWGMGSTGYGAAPSKSIMAFPKMLMYQMSEHAHVHNQSVLETFVLDILFQRRILRRSPLRWFMHFTIFVGWMTLFAMSGAMFAVEMIHLIGEKVGYAHSLPWFMIPETFRELLAVPNDIFSYILLIGIIIAIYRRLFVAKVREATIAYDSILLIGLTIITITGFIADGIRNGTIWSFGIEDTSLAPPMALFHVVISLLFCIAYIPFSKYIHVIAIPLALLANKGGE
- a CDS encoding (Fe-S)-binding protein produces the protein MAKREPSITTENFTAVQLMELDSCSRCGECVEWCPTYDASGQDPGLAPRDKILRWREYMNKSYGLSAKLFGPKQISEEEIEQFKNDVYGCTTCGMCATVCESAINTVELWESMRANLVKRGNGPFGKQGAFLKLIGEYKNPYMEDNKNRTNWFPEDIKVQDKAEILYFGGCTAELKQRKLALATTRLLNKLDIKFTMLGEDEICCGSALIRTGQYFINETAKVNAQKNIDNIKAKGAKIVLYACAGCFRASLIDWPRLTGKELPFKVMHITQYLQGLIEKGEIKWEKSIDKKVTYHDPCHLGRHVGVFEPPRAVLEAIPGIEFVEMERIEENQRCCGAGGGVKAGIPDLALGVASTRVEDALATNAELLSSACPFCKRNLSDGRDAIGAKELEVEDVVVLAAEAMGIDLSDAPE
- a CDS encoding RNA methyltransferase yields the protein MDLRIVLVEPLYQGNVGSVTRAMKNFGFSDLVLVNPCKLSDEAKAMSSHARDLLENAKRVSTLDEAIEDCSIIIGTTGIAGSRFDLHLRVPGYSPKEIKERLSGLDGKVAVLFGREDNGFTREELKKCDMIMTIPTSEVYPVMNLSHAVAVVLYEFSDIKVAEAPLADARDMKILYEHLAELLDDIDYPEHKKEKTNLMLRRIFGRSCLLSREIHTLHGILRKIQRQYPDECEDDDADYEN
- a CDS encoding DUF116 domain-containing protein; the protein is MPIPYELLGKVFIFVALATLVVLLIALLLGAYSFKKHKILFPNFVLFILYLFYGPSKWICRVFGIKDTLVDEILVEVRNAVMLDQFKEIKNGRVVFLPQCLRHPNCKARCDPLIGYECKLCGLCDIGTICQAAKTSNFEVYVIPGGSFVKKIIKAHRPESCIGVGCYPELAESMQGASPFMIVQGVPLLHDGCYNTKVDVDEVIRKMEECDV